Within the Verrucomicrobiia bacterium genome, the region TCGCGGCAATTCAACCACCCGCACACCGTGAAGGCCTCCATGCGTCCCAGCGTGTTGCCATAAGGGTTGGTCAAATCAATCGCGCGATTGCCATCACTCGCGCCCAACACCCCGAAGTCCACGGCAAACAGATTGCTCGCGGGGGCATAAAAGCCCATGGGCACATTCGTTGAAAACACCGGAAAACCGCCCTGCTGGATAAACGCGCCTGTGCCGCCCAGATTGCCAAGGTTGGTGGTCACCGTCCCTGCACCCTCATTCAACGGCAGCCGCACCTTCCAGCCGTTCTCGGGCAACACGGTCAACATGGCCGTGTCGCTCATCACGGTGCCGTAAAGGTTGCTCACCACCGCCCGCCACGTCGCACCGGCATCGGCCAGGCTGGCCACGAAAGAATAAACGAAGTTGGTCGCCCCGGGTATCGCATCGCCGTTGCGCAACCACTGAACGCTCAAAGGCGGGGTACCGGTCGCCATCACGCTAAACGCGGCAGGCTGGCCGGCAAACACCGTCACGGACGCCGGCTGGGCCACCAGGCCGGGCGGCGAGGTGGAGGCCACACCAGCGGCGCGTGCTTGAAACCGCTGAATCTCCTCCAAACTCAACACATTGGTGAACACCATCACCTGATCCAGCAAGCCCCGCAGCACCCGGCTCCCCCCGCCCGGCCCCAACTGCGTCCGTGCCGACACCACCGACCCAAAGTTGCCCAGCGTCACCGCCCCGCTGTTTGGCAACACCCCTCTGTTGTACGTCCGCGTCACGTCCAATGCCGCCGGCGTCCCTCCGTTCCCAAAATAATACTTCACATTGTCCGCCGTCTGCGTCCCATCGTACGTCACCGCAAAAAATACCCAGTTGCTCACCCCCGTGTTCGCATCTGCCGTAATCCGCCCCGCCGAACTTACCGCCGGCGACCCGTCAGGCCATTGATTCACCCCCAACTGCAAGCTGCCATTGGCCAGATGCACCAAATCAAAACCGCTGCTGTTGGGCGCCACCAGCGCAAACACCAGCCGGTTCCCCCCTCCTCCGATGGTCAAACTCCGGCAATTCACCCACCCGCACACCGTAAAACCGCTCATCGGCCCCAATGCCCCTGGCAAATCCACCGCCCGGTTGCCGTCCGTGCTGGAGGAAATCATCCCGAAATCCACCGCCCCGATGTTGAACGCCGGCGCATAGGGCCCCGTTGGCACCACCGGCGAAAAAACCGGATACCCCCCCTGCTGCGCAAAAGTCGCCACCCCGCCGCGCGTCCCCAGGTTGGTGGCCGTTGTTCCCGTGCCTTCGCTGAAGGCCAGTTCCACTACGGGCCTCAAAGGCGGCGGCATATAGGCCCGAAATTCGATGTTGGTCTCCAGCAAGAAATTCGGCACCGGCAGGGCCCGATCCCCAATCAGCACCACCCGCAACGTGTACACCGCCCCGGTCACCATCGGCTCGGTCGTCAACAGAACATTGGTTTGATTGGCCGCCAGCACCGCCGACCAAATACCCAGATTCCCCGGCTCCAACGCATAATTCCCCACCTCCTGCGCCGTGCCCGCGTCCACCGGCTCCGAAAAACTCACCAGGATGTTGGTCAAACTGGGCGCCTTCACCTCCACCACCCAGGGCGGTGTAAAGTCGCTCTGCACGCCCAGCGTCGCGTTGCTGCTCACCAACATGCTCACCAGATTCGACACCACCACCCGGAACCGGGCTGCATGATCCTGGGGCCGGGCCGGACTCAATACATACGTGGCATTGGTCGCCCCCGGAATGTCCACTCCATCCCGCTGCCACTGGTACCAGATGGGCAGGCCGCCCCTGACCGCCACCGTAAACACGGCATCCTGTCCCGCGTTCACCACCCGATCCACCGGCTCGCTGATAAAGGCCAGCGGAGCCGGCGGCGATGCCGCTGCCACCTGCGCCGCTTGTATCTCCTCCAGACTCAACACATTGGTGAACACCATCACCTGATCCAGCAAGCCCCGCAGCACCCGGCTCCCCCCGCCCGGCCCCAACTCCGTCCGCGCCCCCGCCACCGGCCCAAAGTTGCCCAGTGTCACCGCCCCTGTGTCTGGCAACACCCCTCTGCTGTACGTCCGCGTTACGTCCAATGCCGCCGGCGTGTCCCCATTCCCGAAATAAAATTTCACATTGTCCGCCGTCTGCGTCCCATCGTACGTCACCGCAAAAAATACCCAGTTGCCCGTCCCCGTGTTCTCATCCGCCGTGATCCGCCCGGCCGAACTCACCGCCGGCGACCCGTCAGGCCATTGATTCACCCCCAACTGCAAGCTGCCATTGGCCAGATGCACCAAATCAAAACCGCTGCTATTGGGTGCCACCAGCGCAAACACCAGCCGGTTGCCACCCCATCCCACCGTCAAACTCCGGCAGTTCACCCAACCGCACACCGTAAAACCACTCATCGGACCCAGTGCCCCTGGCAAATCCACCGCCCGGTTGCCGTCCGTGCTGGACGTAATCATCCCAAAATCCACCGCCCCGCCGTTGAGCGCCGGCGCATACGGCCCCAACGGCACCACCGGCGAAAACACCGGATACCCCCCCTGTTGCGCAAAACTTGCCTCACCCCCACGCGAGCCTTCATTGGTGGTGACGGTGCCCCACCCCTCACTAAAGGAGAAGCGAACCACCGGCGAGGGTTGCGCCCACGCCCCGAAGGCCTGAAGCCACAAGAGCAACACCACCAGCCCGACATGCTCCACCAGTGCTCGGCACTGTCCGCCAAAAGCACCCAACACGCATTGGAGGTTTATAGTTTTCATACGATTCGCTTATTTGGAGTTTAGTTTTTTACAAATTTTGCCGGCCGCCCGGCCCAATGGTCATGCCCCGCCAAATGCACCTGACACCGCCATTCCATGGCTCCGATTCACTCTCCCGCGGAGGTTCGCAGCCGAAAATACCCCTGCGGCCCCAAAACCGTGATGTTGGTCACTCGCAACGTCTCGCCCCCTGCGCGATTTGTTAGAAAAGGCGTCCACGCCGGAGCATCCAAGCGTTCTTTGTAATCGAGGACGTAAACAAGCCCCGGCCGGCTCGGCCAGGAAATGTCCAGACAACCGTTTTGCAGCCCCACCTTTCCCAGGACAGGCCGCGGCAAAACTTCCACCAAAAAGGAGGTTGTGGCGCTCAGGGGAGGCTGCCCATTGTCGGTTACGCGCACAGCAATCACGTACAGCCCCTCCAATGTCGGCAGCCAGGAAAAGTAACCATCGGCAGTGACCTGAGCTCCCGACGGAGCTCCCGGCTCCAGGCTGAACCGCAAGGTTTGCGTGGGACCATCGGGATCGCTGGCACTCAGGAGCATTCCCAGCGTTTGCCCCACAAACACCGTCCGGTTGGCCACCGGCACCACCACGGGAGCCAGATTGCCGCCCCGCACCCAGTTGGGCCCACGGGGCGAAGCCGAGCCGGGCATAAACACCAGCTCCGGACCGCCATCCGGCAGCCGGCCCATGCTGACATCGTTGGTCTGAACGCCAAATTCAACGGTGTCAATCGCCGTCCCATCTGCGGCATAAAGACCAATGGCCTCCCCGGCGGCGGACAGTTTGAAATTCACGTGCAGATCAGCCCGTGGTCGCCCCTGTGCATCCGTATTCTGGGCTGTCTCTTCATCCGCCCAGACCAACAAGTATCCCTGCGGGGGGATGAGGTGCGCGCCATTGGTGGTAATGCGGTACTTAAAGCGGTTGGTTAACGTGTCGGTCAAATAACAATCCGCCAAATCCACCGCCTGCGTGCCCGGGTTATACAGCTCAAACCAGTCCTCATAATCGCCATCCACCGGATCTTGCAGCGTGCGCTGGTTGCTGGCCATCCATTCATTGATGAACACCACCAGCGGCAGACGGCGCGGGTCATTGGGGGCGGCAGGCGTGGGATAAATGAACTGCTGCCGCGCAAACGGCTGGCCATCCGGATAGGACCCATAACTGCGGTTGTCCGGCAAAGCGCGATAATTGACATAATCCAGCACCTGCGGCTGGCCATTGTGCAGCCGCGAAAGCGCCACCCCGCCGCCGGCCGGCGACAGCCGGAAATTCGCATGCCATTCCTGGGCGGTGGATTGCGCGGGCTGCCCATCGCAAAACACCACCAAGTATTGGCCCGGCCCAAGGCTCGCGCCCGATGGAAAAGCCCATTGTGTCAGATTCGAGTAATTGCTTGAAAGGTACAACCCTTGCAGGGACACGGTTTGGGAGCCGGCGTTGTAGATTTCGACCCACGGCTCCTCCTCCCCCGCCGCATCGCGGCAGCCCGCTGTGCCCATTGGCGCCACCTCATTGAGCCACAACGGAGGAAAAGCGGGCAACGTGGCGGCAAACTGATTGGCGGTGCCGGGAGTGCGATAGGTCACCGCCGGACTCACCAGCCGGGGCGGGAGGTTGACCTCGGGAGTGATGACGGGCAAAATATTGGTGCCCGCGCCGCCGGTGGTCAAAGCCGCGCTGTTCTGGATGCGCACCACCAAATTGGTGGCGGAATTTGTGGACCAAAACCAGAAACTGAGCGTGCAAATCGTATTGGGCGCCGGCGCCGGGGACAGATTCTGCGAAATGACCCGCCCATAACTGTTGCCAAACGTCGTGCATTCCAGCCGCAGCGCGCCCTGACCAGAACGCACCGGAGAGGAGACGATGGCGGTGTTGGTGTAATTGGTGGGGATCAACCAGCTATTGGTAAGCACGGGATTCTCCACCAAGGGCAGCTCAAAATCGCCATTGCGGACATAATTAAACCCCACCGCTGCATTCGTCCCCTCCACCAGGCAAATATCATCAATAATCGCGCTGGCGCCGTTGGTCTCGCCCAGGTAGATCAACAGCCGTTGCGCACCGCCGCCCACCCCCACTCCAATACTTCCCGTCAACACCACCTGCCGCCACCCGCTATTGGTCCGGGCCGGCTGATACACCCCGGGCTCATAAACCGGCGGAACATATTGCGCCGTCCAATTACCCGCCCGCGCATTGTCCTGATTGACATCAATCAACTGATAAGCGGAGCCGGTGCCGCTGACCGCCGCCGCGGGCCATGGCAGGTCGCCCTCGTACCGGACCCGGTCCACCACCACCTCGGCGCCCCCTTCCGCCCCCGGCATCAAGAGCGTCAAGGTTTCGCCCCCGGCTTGCAAGTTGCCGGGATATTCATCAAACAACGGCGCCTGAAGGCCATAAGCCGCCAAATAAGCCCAGCGATTCTTCACCAGCACCAGATAACTGCGCGGAGCCAGATAACTGCCCGGCGGGAAGGTATAGTCCAGCCCGTTGATACGCCAGCCCGACATATCAAAGGAGGTGGTGACCGACCGGTTGAACAACTCCACATATTCCGCCCCCGGTTGCAGCGGCTGCGCCATGATTTCCGTAAAAATGACGTTGCCCGCCGGCGAATCGGGCGTGACATTCACCACGGCCTGCACCGTCGCGGCAGCATTGCTGAGCACCCGGCCCCGCAAGTCTGTGGCCGTTATTTGCAGCCGGTTGGTGGCCGCCGACACGGGCAGGCGCAAAGTCCAACTGGACACACTGTTCCACGTCACCGGCCAGGCCACGCCATTGACGAGGATGTTTTGCACCGTCACCGGGGCGGTCCCCGTCAGGGTGACCACGTTGCTGCCGGCCACACTCACGTTGGTGGACACCACGCTGAACACGCTGTTGCCGCCCGCGCCGGCAATCACACTGCGCACATAGTCGCTGCGCTGCTGGATGTAACTGGCGCGGTGGGTGTAGGTGGCGCTGGAGAACGGCCCGTAATGCGCCAGCCAGTAGGCGAGGTAATTGGTGTTGTAATAGGTATCCATGAGGTCCTGCAAATGCGCGTAAAGCTGGCGCAAGTTCGCGGGCAGGTTGATGATTCGCCCCAGATTCTGCCCCCCCACAATCACATCCGTGGCCGAGCGCGTGAAAGTGAAGTCGTTGTCCCACATCAAATAAACCGCCTTGTGATCCTCGGGGCGGAAATAAATCATCACGTTGTGATTCAACCAGAACGTGTAGGTGTCATTCACGCCACACAAGGTGATCAACGCATACGCTCGCAGCCATTCCGGCAAATCCATCAGTTGCCGCGTTTGGTTCTCCAGGGCCGTCCCGCTCAGACTGAAGGCTTTGCCCAACGCCATGATGGGACGGTAGTCATCGCTTGCCCGCTGATTTTTGCGAAGGTAATAATAGCGGTAGTTCTCCTTGTCATTGCCGTGATCGGTGAGATCCACATACTGCGTCGCATTCGGCTGGGGTAGTTTGTAACCGTCCGAGGTCGCGCTGGTGGAATAATAAACCCCCTCCATCTCAAACAACATGCCCCGCTCCCCCTCTTGAAAAGCGGTGGCGATAAACTCATCCTCATAACTGGGGGTGAGCAGCGCGGGGCCATTCTCAGTCCCGCGGGGCGAAAGCACCCGCGCCACGTCCAAGTGCATGGTGGGAATGCCGCCGGCCACCAGGGCGAGATGCCGCACCACGATCTCCTCATTCACCGGCGAACTGTCGCCCGGCCGGCGATCCAATCCCATGGTGGGGTGAACCCCACGGAATTTCTGATCCGGTTGAAATGCCAGATGAAACCCGACCCGGTTGCTGAAAGGCCGGCCGTTCATGCTGCTTTTCAAGCGCAGCCCCACGTTGTAATACGCCACCCGCTCATTGTAGATCACGGTGCACGGCCAGTTGTGATTGCTCATGACGTTGGTCGCCTGATGCAGCCAGGCGGCCAGCGCCGGCGTGGTAATAATGCGGAAAGTATGTCCCGGAAAGGCCGTTGCCTGCCCGTCATTGACCTTGTACAGGGCGCCCCCCTGTGGCCCCTCCGCCGGGAAGGTCGCCGCCGCGCCCAGACCATCCACCGCCCGCACGTAGAACTGCACCACGGCTCCGGAGGAGTAGCCCGGGATGACGCCCTGATAATCCCCCTCAGCACTCAAGCTCATGGGCGCGTTGGACCAGGCACCGCTGTTGACCGACCAATACACCTGGCACTGGCTCACGCCCTGGGGATCGCTGGCCCGCACGCGCACCGTCACCGGCGCCCCCACCGGCGGCACCACCGGTTCATGCGCCAAACCGGCGAACGTAGGCCCGGGATTCGCCTCGTAACGGGAATTGCGCGCCCCCGGCGTGCCGTTGCGCTGTGGCGCCTCCAGTTCCGTCGTGCGCGCTACGCGGTTGAACCACAGCCGCGTATTCAGCAAACGGCTGCCGCCCAACCATTTGGCCCGATAACTGATTTCATACTCCCGGCCGTCCGTCACACTCAAGCCGTCCTTCAACGTGGTCGCAATGTGATTATGCATGTGCTCCTGTGGCCCGCTGGCCACCACATACAACACCCGGTTGCCGGGCTGGTCCGGATCTTCGATCACGCGGCTGAACATGTGGGTGCCCAATACCCGCCAGCCCGCCAGGCCGTTCTCAAAATTCCCATTGGCAATCATCTCCACCGGATTATTGGTGGGCGACTGGATCACCCGGATGTCATCCACCAAACATTCCCCCGCCGCCTGCAAACCCAGGATAAACTCGCGCCATACACTGTCTGGATTGGCCGTGGTGCTGGCCTGAGCCGTCATCCGATAGGTATAAGTGCGCCACCCCCCCTTGCTGCCTTCCTCGCTCGCCGCCCAAGCTTCGGCACTGGCGGGATCGGAAAAAGGATTCCGCAACTCAAGGCTGGAACCGCCCCCATCCGCATATTTAGGCCAGCGTCCCCACGAGTAAAAGCGCACCACCGCTGCCGGGTTGCCCTGCGCATCCAACAGCCGCAACGGCAGATCCTCCGAAGACAAGCGGCCGCTGTAATTGCCCAGGATGTCCACGCCGGGAAATGTGGCCCGCAAAGCGATGGCATCCCTGGCCACCACCAGATACGCCCCTGGCGCCAGCAGTTTGCCCTCGGGAAAGTCATAGCGCACCGCCCCCTCCAAACGCCAGCCGGTCAAATCCACCGGATTGGTTCCGCGATTATACAATTCCAACCATTCTTCGGGATTCTCCTCGGGCGGCAAGTCCCCCACAGCAGGATAAGGCTGGTGATGATACATGATCTCATTGATGACCACGTCCCGTCGCAGCCAAACCTCATTTGTCGTGCCAGGGGTAGTTTGCCGGGGGACCAGCCAGGATCCGGTGCCTTCGGGATGACGCGCCTGAGGATGATTCTTCGCCACCACGGCATCATAAACGCGCCCCTTGCCGGGTGCGTAGAACACCACCCGATCGCCGTCGTCCGCCCCAAAACCCACAGTGGCCCGTTGTAACACCCAGCGTTCCCCCGGCTCCAACGTCCGCGCCGGCAGCACATATTCCGCGTAATGCGTGCCAAACCTTGCCAGCACACAGCCGTCCAGCGCCACCGGCCCGCGGCCGTAATTGTACAATTCCACCCAAAATTGCTGATTGGTCACAGCGGGCAGCTCGTTCAACGCCACCGTCAAATCCGGCGCCAGCACCCCGCCGGGGGCGTTGGTGACATAAGTCACCTCCTCCAACTGCAGGCCAAATACCACATCTGAACTGGTGCTGTTCACCTGATGCACCTCAGCCGCCAAAATGTTGGTGCCGGGGCGCAGGCTGGCGGCAGATATGCCAAACGGCCCCTCGTAGGCCGCGTCATTCACTGTCCGGCTGGCCAGGGTGGTGGACGTCACCGGATCATTCACCCCCAACCGCCAGACCTCCACGCCATTGAGATAAACCACCACCCCGTCATCCACCACGTGCCGTAAGGCCAGCGTGGCCCGGCTCACCTCCCCCGTATAAACAAAGGTGGTGCGGAAATAATACGTGAGCTTGTTTGCCCCAACGGTTAAGGGTGTGCGAATCGGCTCCGGCAGGCAGTTGCAATCCTCCCGCGCCAGCAACGCCGCGCCCTGCGGCCAACTGCTGTCATCGTACTCCGGATTGCGCCAGGCCGCGCCCCGGTCCGTTCCAGATTCCTCATAACGCCACACGGCGTCCACCGGCACCAGTGTCCGGCTTTGCGTGGTAATCGTCAGGCGCGGCGTGTTCGCCATCCCGGGAGAACCACCCACCGAAAGGCTCGCTCGCCAGTTGGCCGGGTCTCTGCTGGCCAGCTCCTCATCTATCTTGGCCAGCGACGGCCCCGCCCCATCGGCCGCCACCGGCCATTCCCCAGTGGTGCCGTAGTCCAGCCGGTCCATGATCCGTCCATTGTTGTTCTTCAAGAGCAACGTCCCCCCTGCATTGGAAAGCCGCCGGTTGAAAGGCCCCAGAACATTGGTCAGCCCCGTGGCCGCAGTGAAGGCCGCCGGCTGGATGGCCACTACGACGAACCCCCTGCCAGCTACCCGCGTGCCCGCGGGAAATACGTAATCAATCTCCCCCTCCAACCGCCACCCAGACACATCCAAATCC harbors:
- a CDS encoding lamin tail domain-containing protein produces the protein MVQAAHHGAASNFGRDEQPGGASSALAVRRELVDVMRSLVLMAAVLCAAVLPVRGDATLVFNEVMYHPLTNEAAMEWVELYNQLAVDLDVSGWRLEGEIDYVFPAGTRVAGRGFVVVAIQPAAFTAATGLTNVLGPFNRRLSNAGGTLLLKNNNGRIMDRLDYGTTGEWPVAADGAGPSLAKIDEELASRDPANWRASLSVGGSPGMANTPRLTITTQSRTLVPVDAVWRYEESGTDRGAAWRNPEYDDSSWPQGAALLAREDCNCLPEPIRTPLTVGANKLTYYFRTTFVYTGEVSRATLALRHVVDDGVVVYLNGVEVWRLGVNDPVTSTTLASRTVNDAAYEGPFGISAASLRPGTNILAAEVHQVNSTSSDVVFGLQLEEVTYVTNAPGGVLAPDLTVALNELPAVTNQQFWVELYNYGRGPVALDGCVLARFGTHYAEYVLPARTLEPGERWVLQRATVGFGADDGDRVVFYAPGKGRVYDAVVAKNHPQARHPEGTGSWLVPRQTTPGTTNEVWLRRDVVINEIMYHHQPYPAVGDLPPEENPEEWLELYNRGTNPVDLTGWRLEGAVRYDFPEGKLLAPGAYLVVARDAIALRATFPGVDILGNYSGRLSSEDLPLRLLDAQGNPAAVVRFYSWGRWPKYADGGGSSLELRNPFSDPASAEAWAASEEGSKGGWRTYTYRMTAQASTTANPDSVWREFILGLQAAGECLVDDIRVIQSPTNNPVEMIANGNFENGLAGWRVLGTHMFSRVIEDPDQPGNRVLYVVASGPQEHMHNHIATTLKDGLSVTDGREYEISYRAKWLGGSRLLNTRLWFNRVARTTELEAPQRNGTPGARNSRYEANPGPTFAGLAHEPVVPPVGAPVTVRVRASDPQGVSQCQVYWSVNSGAWSNAPMSLSAEGDYQGVIPGYSSGAVVQFYVRAVDGLGAAATFPAEGPQGGALYKVNDGQATAFPGHTFRIITTPALAAWLHQATNVMSNHNWPCTVIYNERVAYYNVGLRLKSSMNGRPFSNRVGFHLAFQPDQKFRGVHPTMGLDRRPGDSSPVNEEIVVRHLALVAGGIPTMHLDVARVLSPRGTENGPALLTPSYEDEFIATAFQEGERGMLFEMEGVYYSTSATSDGYKLPQPNATQYVDLTDHGNDKENYRYYYLRKNQRASDDYRPIMALGKAFSLSGTALENQTRQLMDLPEWLRAYALITLCGVNDTYTFWLNHNVMIYFRPEDHKAVYLMWDNDFTFTRSATDVIVGGQNLGRIINLPANLRQLYAHLQDLMDTYYNTNYLAYWLAHYGPFSSATYTHRASYIQQRSDYVRSVIAGAGGNSVFSVVSTNVSVAGSNVVTLTGTAPVTVQNILVNGVAWPVTWNSVSSWTLRLPVSAATNRLQITATDLRGRVLSNAAATVQAVVNVTPDSPAGNVIFTEIMAQPLQPGAEYVELFNRSVTTSFDMSGWRINGLDYTFPPGSYLAPRSYLVLVKNRWAYLAAYGLQAPLFDEYPGNLQAGGETLTLLMPGAEGGAEVVVDRVRYEGDLPWPAAAVSGTGSAYQLIDVNQDNARAGNWTAQYVPPVYEPGVYQPARTNSGWRQVVLTGSIGVGVGGGAQRLLIYLGETNGASAIIDDICLVEGTNAAVGFNYVRNGDFELPLVENPVLTNSWLIPTNYTNTAIVSSPVRSGQGALRLECTTFGNSYGRVISQNLSPAPAPNTICTLSFWFWSTNSATNLVVRIQNSAALTTGGAGTNILPVITPEVNLPPRLVSPAVTYRTPGTANQFAATLPAFPPLWLNEVAPMGTAGCRDAAGEEEPWVEIYNAGSQTVSLQGLYLSSNYSNLTQWAFPSGASLGPGQYLVVFCDGQPAQSTAQEWHANFRLSPAGGGVALSRLHNGQPQVLDYVNYRALPDNRSYGSYPDGQPFARQQFIYPTPAAPNDPRRLPLVVFINEWMASNQRTLQDPVDGDYEDWFELYNPGTQAVDLADCYLTDTLTNRFKYRITTNGAHLIPPQGYLLVWADEETAQNTDAQGRPRADLHVNFKLSAAGEAIGLYAADGTAIDTVEFGVQTNDVSMGRLPDGGPELVFMPGSASPRGPNWVRGGNLAPVVVPVANRTVFVGQTLGMLLSASDPDGPTQTLRFSLEPGAPSGAQVTADGYFSWLPTLEGLYVIAVRVTDNGQPPLSATTSFLVEVLPRPVLGKVGLQNGCLDISWPSRPGLVYVLDYKERLDAPAWTPFLTNRAGGETLRVTNITVLGPQGYFRLRTSAGE